The following proteins are encoded in a genomic region of Paenibacillus antri:
- a CDS encoding pyruvate, water dikinase regulatory protein translates to MNEQNEGWVYVCSDSVGETAEAVARATFRQFQREQAKIKRVGNVRTEGEIVALLAEAAASRGFVAYTLVQPELREAMRTESLRLGVRTVDIMGPMIQAYVDTFNDAPKRVPGLLHVLDDEYFRRVEAIEFAVRCDDGREPESMRAADIVILGVSRTSKTPLSIYLAHKGYKVANLPLVPEARLPDELRRVPPGRLIGLTMEAEAIAKIRQERLKVVGLPFGALYADPARVAAELRYANDVMRNYGCHIIDVSNRAIEETAGLIMDYINR, encoded by the coding sequence TTGAACGAACAGAACGAAGGCTGGGTATACGTCTGCTCGGATTCCGTCGGCGAGACGGCGGAGGCGGTCGCCCGCGCGACGTTCCGCCAATTCCAACGGGAGCAGGCGAAGATCAAGCGGGTCGGCAACGTCCGGACGGAGGGCGAAATCGTCGCCTTGCTGGCGGAGGCGGCGGCGTCGCGCGGGTTCGTCGCGTACACGCTCGTGCAGCCGGAGCTGCGGGAGGCGATGCGGACCGAATCGCTGCGGCTCGGCGTGCGGACGGTGGACATTATGGGGCCGATGATTCAGGCGTACGTCGATACGTTCAACGACGCGCCGAAGCGGGTGCCGGGCCTGCTGCACGTGCTCGACGACGAATATTTCAGACGCGTCGAAGCGATCGAGTTCGCCGTCCGGTGCGACGACGGCCGGGAGCCGGAGTCGATGCGCGCGGCGGACATCGTCATTCTCGGCGTCTCCCGCACGTCCAAGACGCCGCTCAGCATCTACCTTGCGCATAAGGGCTACAAGGTGGCGAATTTGCCGCTCGTGCCCGAGGCGCGGCTGCCCGACGAGCTGCGCCGGGTGCCGCCGGGCCGGTTGATCGGGCTGACGATGGAGGCCGAAGCGATCGCGAAGATCCGGCAGGAGCGTCTGAAGGTCGTCGGGCTGCCGTTCGGCGCGCTGTACGCCGATCCCGCCCGGGTCGCGGCGGAGCTGCGTTACGCGAACGACGTCATGCGAAACTACGGCTGTCATATTATCGACGTCTCGAATCGGGCGATCGAGGAAACCGCCGGACTGATCATGGACTATATCAACCGTTAA
- a CDS encoding YciI family protein: MKKLYVVFLPMLDAEKSAEHRQAHLDYLERKYNEGVLTAYGRFVDGWGGMLVYEAESEEEVKAWAVNDPYIVHNARTYEIHEWAVAKANLQR, encoded by the coding sequence ATGAAGAAGCTGTACGTCGTATTTTTGCCGATGCTGGACGCGGAGAAGAGCGCGGAGCATCGACAGGCGCATCTCGATTACTTGGAGCGGAAGTATAACGAAGGCGTATTGACGGCATACGGCCGGTTCGTGGACGGCTGGGGCGGCATGCTCGTGTACGAGGCGGAGTCCGAGGAAGAGGTCAAGGCGTGGGCGGTTAACGATCCGTATATCGTGCACAACGCCCGCACGTATGAAATCCACGAGTGGGCCGTCGCCAAGGCGAATTTGCAGCGGTAA